One Antiquaquibacter oligotrophicus genomic region harbors:
- a CDS encoding DUF4232 domain-containing protein, whose protein sequence is MSDPTTPGSEPTPGTELQKKASADLSVPATETTKEAPKNNKRLMAIIIAALVVVGLGAVAAIAFAVLAPQGAPTDPAAQPSSESTDAGSAAPVDPEPEPVDPATANACTTTDVTATFGAITASPGSSSVPIVFTNTSDDNCTLEGFPGVSFIRGTNGTQIGAAASLSQSIEVAPVDIAPDASATATLLIMTTPVADCGSVTADGVRVTLPRSEESFIIETTDFKACENIDVELLSVTAVFAG, encoded by the coding sequence ATGAGCGACCCCACCACGCCCGGTTCGGAGCCGACGCCCGGCACCGAACTCCAGAAGAAGGCCTCCGCCGATCTGAGCGTTCCCGCCACCGAGACCACCAAGGAGGCGCCCAAGAACAACAAGCGCCTCATGGCGATCATCATCGCGGCCCTCGTCGTTGTGGGCCTGGGCGCCGTCGCCGCGATCGCTTTTGCCGTGCTCGCACCCCAGGGCGCCCCCACCGATCCGGCAGCGCAGCCGTCGAGCGAGTCCACGGATGCCGGCTCCGCAGCACCGGTCGACCCCGAGCCCGAGCCCGTCGACCCCGCAACAGCGAACGCCTGCACGACGACGGACGTCACAGCCACGTTCGGAGCCATCACCGCCAGTCCCGGATCAAGTTCGGTGCCGATCGTCTTCACCAACACGAGTGACGACAACTGCACCCTCGAGGGTTTCCCGGGTGTGAGCTTCATCCGTGGTACCAACGGAACTCAGATCGGTGCTGCGGCGAGCCTCAGCCAGTCGATCGAGGTCGCTCCGGTGGACATCGCGCCCGACGCATCCGCCACCGCGACGCTCCTGATCATGACGACGCCGGTGGCCGACTGTGGTTCCGTAACTGCCGACGGTGTTCGCGTGACCCTCCCCCGCTCCGAGGAGTCGTTCATCATCGAGACGACCGACTTCAAGGCGTGCGAAAACATCGACGTCGAGCTCCTCAGTGTGACGGCGGTCTTCGCGGGCTGA
- a CDS encoding inositol monophosphatase family protein: MTRELLDIARTIAREAGDLAARHRAAGVEVAASKSSIVDIVTEADREAEALIRGRLAELRPNDGFFGEESGAETGSSGLTWLVDPIDGTVNFLYGIPHYAVSIAVVEGDPDPLTWRGLAGAVVNPPAGEVFTAIAGEGAWLGDARLRVAEPVELPQALVNTGFAYGAELRAEQGAVVAGLLPKVRDIRRLGTASLDLCAVAAARTNAYFERNLSPWDHAAGAIIASEAGATVKGWADAAAGRDFILAAHPVVAAALEELLAELHA; encoded by the coding sequence GTGACTCGCGAACTCCTCGACATTGCCCGCACCATCGCTCGCGAGGCCGGTGATCTCGCCGCCCGTCATCGCGCCGCTGGCGTCGAAGTGGCAGCGAGCAAGTCGTCGATCGTCGACATCGTCACCGAGGCCGACCGCGAGGCGGAGGCGCTCATCAGAGGTCGTCTCGCCGAGCTCCGCCCGAATGACGGCTTCTTCGGTGAGGAGAGTGGTGCCGAGACCGGGTCGAGCGGTCTGACCTGGCTTGTCGACCCCATCGATGGCACCGTCAACTTCCTCTACGGCATCCCGCACTACGCGGTGAGTATCGCCGTCGTCGAGGGCGACCCCGATCCGCTCACGTGGCGAGGGCTTGCGGGCGCGGTCGTGAACCCACCAGCTGGCGAGGTGTTCACGGCGATCGCGGGCGAGGGGGCGTGGCTCGGGGATGCGCGGCTTCGTGTCGCGGAACCGGTCGAGCTGCCGCAAGCGCTCGTCAACACGGGGTTCGCGTACGGCGCGGAGCTCCGGGCCGAACAGGGAGCGGTGGTTGCAGGACTGCTGCCGAAGGTGCGGGACATCCGTCGCCTGGGTACGGCATCGCTCGACCTGTGTGCCGTCGCGGCAGCGCGAACGAACGCGTACTTCGAGCGCAACCTGAGCCCGTGGGATCACGCCGCCGGGGCGATCATCGCGAGCGAAGCGGGCGCCACCGTGAAGGGCTGGGCGGATGCCGCGGCCGGTCGTGACTTCATCCTGGCGGCCCACCCCGTGGTCGCCGCCGCCCTCGAGGAGCTGCTCGCGGAGTTGCACGCGTAG
- a CDS encoding M23 family metallopeptidase has translation MSKKPKQRGARPSPAPRERTSFARKFFSFAALLFAGALLVGTSVPANAFLEDPASVLVASVPTAVDGQSVEVSADALAEAPARDGYEVITYAQQLREKYANVSYAYTATTGAVRWPFPYAVTITDGYGPRDVNVSGSAFHNGTDFTPGDGTPIYAIADGVVSLHSEDQGGFGNHVILTHEINGQKVESVYAHMQYGSSPLTVGETVRVGDFIGLVGNTGTSYGAHLHLEIHLDGVAVDPFVWLSNNAVN, from the coding sequence GTGTCGAAGAAGCCGAAGCAGCGCGGGGCGCGTCCCTCTCCCGCGCCCCGCGAGCGCACGTCCTTCGCCCGCAAGTTCTTCTCGTTCGCTGCGCTTCTTTTTGCCGGCGCCCTCCTGGTGGGCACGTCGGTCCCGGCGAACGCGTTTCTGGAGGATCCGGCATCCGTTCTCGTCGCATCCGTGCCGACCGCCGTCGACGGGCAGAGTGTCGAGGTGTCGGCGGACGCCCTCGCGGAGGCGCCAGCGCGTGACGGCTACGAGGTGATCACCTACGCGCAGCAGTTGCGCGAGAAGTACGCGAACGTGAGCTACGCGTACACCGCGACGACGGGTGCCGTGCGTTGGCCTTTCCCGTATGCGGTGACGATCACGGATGGCTACGGTCCGCGTGACGTGAACGTCTCCGGTAGCGCGTTCCACAACGGCACCGACTTCACGCCGGGCGACGGAACCCCGATTTACGCGATCGCGGATGGCGTCGTCTCACTGCACTCCGAGGATCAGGGTGGCTTCGGTAATCACGTCATCCTCACGCACGAGATCAACGGCCAGAAGGTCGAGAGCGTTTACGCGCACATGCAGTACGGATCGAGCCCGCTCACCGTGGGCGAGACGGTCCGTGTCGGAGACTTCATCGGACTCGTCGGCAACACGGGCACGTCTTACGGTGCCCACCTGCACCTGGAGATTCACCTGGACGGTGTCGCGGTCGACCCGTTCGTGTGGCTCTCCAACAACGCGGTGAACTAA
- a CDS encoding CBM35 domain-containing protein has translation MSPIPPKRHAQERSPGLGSKVATALALTGALVLGGTVPAANAVDQLPGIILRSFNMGQSIGGICELTPGQTPNVDKPMALIDWQTDAQFGLTDFFITHAFGNLTVPTTGNYNFRLLADDTGRLMINGSTVIANAGSGGATGTVNLTAGMHTIRVEHYEDYWGQNLKLEWQKPGDSGYSTVPATAFSYDDETMAHVTAPGIKTCIDSEDTPGDGLPLDTVNPIYDLTDLRADSWEPQITGLAWLDSDTLIATTWGGTIYGSTSGNGHVYLLDGVVGDDVDAESVTRTLIADDMFEPMGVIAVDGKIYVTEKHQLLELSDADLDGEWTERTVATFPYGGNYHEFAFGLLYDEGYFYLNLSVGIGNGGNSSNPQPVENRGTHIKVNAETGDIEYVAGGLRTPNGMAWTSEGTILVADNQGDWLPASKLIEIEDGGFYNHYNTPAGPFDNEPVVRPIVWFPQNEIGNSTSQPVELTDGPFAGQLLVGDVTYGGLQRVSMQEVDGVKQGVVFRHTQGLESGINRTILGPDGDIYFGGLGAGGNWGQSNKLRYGLQKLSLNGEDNFDMHNVTLTETGFEIEYTKPISEETLATIENAYSISQWRYAPTNSYGGPKLNQEQLNASNVAVSEDGMTVTFDVDGLLENRVVHVQSARPFSASDGEALWSTEAWYTINEIPGYVEPPVEPSLYYEMEDGTRTGNAGVASEHSGFTGTGFVDDMDEPASASIDVTVEEAGVYDVTLRYAAGTYPDSAGRTTSLFVNGISVGQQSFPNTGAWNTWSTETAEVALNAGTNTIEYRVTSSDTGFINLDNLTLTLVTPTGSGFEAETGSLSGGAGIDTEHAGFSGDAFVDGFESTGARVDIPVTVAEAGEYDVVLRYGAGQYGGPNPNSRTTHVAANNGAGMQLTLGTTSAWTTWLESDPFRLTLNAGANTISFYNVAGDTGYINFDRIDLVPVDGPDPEPEIQTFYQWELGAKTNSQNASTFGGFSGTGYVTSLDANSAVSLDIAVEEAGEYDLAFRYSNGAAVTAAEPTGGVIVNDESVGELSFPSTIANWAKWGTERITVDLEAGVNTIAYEALTGSVNLDLLSVRPHGEPIQLFDGNGLAAWQNANGGAPQWTLADDTMAVSGGNLRTLEGFEDFRLELDFWLPVYGPEVTGQNRANSGVYLQERYEIQVLDSFGLQLQTNDAGAIYLQKAADVNAATEPGTWQNYVIEFTAARWENGTKVSSPRITAWWNGQKIHDNVGVTGSTTVGEPEGPATGGILLQDHGSPVKYRDISLEFIEPAVAPPPVPSLVYEAETGVRSGSAGVATNHAGYSGTGFVDLFLAAGDGVRLDLFVEDAGQYDATLRYAAGPYGQNPDTRTVSVKVNGGEPQVLTLPTTALWSEWDDFVHSIELVEGANTIEYYVAAGNTGYINPDLLTLELLGGDGMTVDRIDGANRYEVARNISTAAYPETAPVVYIASGENYPDALAAGPAAASEGGPLLLVKSNEIPSVIAEEIQRLSPEKIVVVGGTASVNADVFFSLSSMADEVVRIAGANRYEVSRNIAEYAFGGADVPMVYIATGEKFPDALAAGGAAGSQNAPVVLVRGSADALDADTATLLESFNTTDTRVLGGTATVTTAVFDDIAEVTTALRLGGANRYEVARAINTDAFDSAERAFLATGANFPDALAGSAWAAGAGAPLYVAPGTCVTSGVLVDLEALGVTHLTLLGGVNSLTEEVASLTPCS, from the coding sequence ATGAGTCCGATACCCCCCAAACGACACGCACAGGAGCGATCTCCCGGCCTTGGCAGCAAGGTCGCTACCGCGCTCGCGCTGACCGGGGCGCTCGTGCTCGGCGGCACAGTCCCCGCAGCGAACGCTGTCGACCAACTCCCCGGGATCATCCTGCGGTCGTTCAACATGGGCCAGTCGATAGGCGGGATCTGTGAGCTGACCCCGGGCCAGACGCCCAACGTCGACAAGCCAATGGCGCTCATCGATTGGCAAACCGACGCGCAATTCGGGCTCACCGACTTCTTCATCACTCACGCGTTCGGCAACCTCACGGTACCCACGACCGGCAACTACAATTTCCGCCTGCTGGCCGACGACACCGGACGCCTCATGATCAACGGTTCGACCGTTATCGCGAATGCGGGAAGCGGAGGGGCAACGGGCACTGTCAACCTCACGGCAGGGATGCACACCATTCGCGTCGAGCACTACGAGGACTACTGGGGCCAGAACCTCAAACTCGAGTGGCAGAAACCGGGTGACAGCGGTTATTCAACGGTGCCCGCAACAGCCTTCAGTTACGACGATGAGACCATGGCGCACGTTACGGCGCCGGGGATCAAGACCTGCATCGACAGTGAAGACACACCGGGAGACGGACTTCCTCTCGACACGGTCAATCCGATCTACGACCTCACCGACCTGCGGGCCGACTCGTGGGAGCCGCAGATCACCGGACTCGCCTGGCTCGATAGCGACACGCTCATCGCAACGACGTGGGGTGGAACGATTTACGGAAGCACCTCGGGCAACGGGCACGTCTACCTCCTCGACGGTGTGGTCGGCGACGATGTCGATGCCGAATCTGTTACGCGCACGCTGATCGCCGACGACATGTTCGAGCCGATGGGTGTCATCGCTGTGGACGGCAAGATCTACGTGACCGAGAAGCACCAACTTCTTGAGCTTTCCGACGCCGACCTTGATGGCGAGTGGACGGAAAGAACGGTCGCGACGTTCCCCTACGGCGGCAATTACCACGAGTTTGCGTTCGGCCTGCTCTACGACGAGGGGTATTTCTACCTAAACCTCTCCGTCGGGATCGGCAATGGTGGCAACTCCTCTAACCCACAGCCGGTCGAGAATCGTGGCACCCACATCAAGGTGAACGCGGAGACTGGAGACATCGAGTACGTGGCTGGTGGCCTGCGCACCCCCAATGGGATGGCTTGGACATCTGAGGGCACGATCCTCGTCGCCGACAACCAGGGCGACTGGTTGCCCGCCTCCAAGCTCATCGAGATCGAGGATGGCGGGTTCTATAACCACTACAACACCCCGGCGGGACCGTTCGACAACGAGCCAGTGGTCCGCCCAATCGTGTGGTTCCCGCAGAACGAGATCGGAAACTCTACGAGTCAGCCGGTCGAACTCACTGACGGCCCGTTCGCAGGCCAACTTCTCGTTGGTGATGTGACTTACGGTGGCCTCCAGCGCGTCTCGATGCAAGAGGTCGACGGGGTCAAGCAGGGTGTCGTGTTCCGGCACACGCAAGGACTCGAGAGTGGGATCAATCGCACAATCCTCGGCCCGGACGGCGACATCTACTTCGGTGGCCTCGGTGCTGGTGGCAACTGGGGACAGTCGAACAAGCTTCGCTACGGCCTCCAGAAGTTGAGCCTCAACGGCGAAGACAACTTCGACATGCATAACGTCACACTCACCGAGACCGGCTTTGAGATCGAGTACACGAAGCCCATCTCGGAGGAGACGCTCGCAACGATTGAGAATGCGTACTCGATCTCCCAGTGGCGCTACGCACCCACCAACAGCTACGGCGGTCCGAAGCTCAATCAAGAGCAGCTCAATGCGAGCAACGTAGCCGTCTCGGAAGATGGGATGACGGTCACTTTCGACGTCGATGGCCTTCTCGAGAACCGAGTTGTGCACGTTCAGTCCGCCCGCCCGTTCAGTGCCAGCGACGGCGAGGCGCTGTGGAGTACCGAAGCCTGGTACACGATCAATGAGATCCCCGGATACGTTGAGCCGCCCGTCGAGCCGTCGCTGTACTACGAGATGGAAGACGGGACCCGCACCGGGAACGCCGGAGTGGCCAGTGAGCACTCGGGCTTCACAGGAACCGGCTTTGTCGACGACATGGACGAGCCAGCATCGGCGTCGATCGACGTGACAGTCGAGGAGGCCGGCGTGTATGACGTGACGTTGCGCTATGCGGCAGGAACCTACCCGGACTCGGCGGGACGCACGACGAGTCTGTTCGTCAACGGCATCAGTGTCGGGCAACAGTCCTTCCCGAACACCGGAGCGTGGAACACCTGGTCGACCGAAACCGCCGAGGTGGCGCTGAACGCCGGCACCAACACCATTGAGTACCGCGTCACGTCAAGCGATACGGGCTTCATCAACCTCGACAACCTCACGCTGACGTTGGTGACGCCGACGGGGAGCGGATTTGAGGCTGAGACCGGATCGCTGTCTGGCGGGGCGGGGATCGACACGGAGCATGCCGGATTCTCCGGCGATGCCTTCGTCGACGGCTTTGAGTCGACAGGGGCGAGGGTGGACATTCCTGTCACCGTTGCCGAGGCCGGAGAGTATGACGTCGTGCTGCGGTACGGGGCTGGCCAGTACGGTGGCCCCAACCCGAATAGTCGCACGACGCATGTCGCCGCCAACAACGGTGCCGGGATGCAGTTGACCCTGGGAACCACGTCCGCGTGGACGACGTGGCTCGAATCCGATCCGTTCCGTCTCACGCTCAACGCTGGTGCGAACACGATCAGCTTCTACAACGTGGCAGGGGATACGGGCTACATCAATTTCGACCGTATCGATCTGGTCCCAGTCGACGGCCCCGACCCCGAGCCGGAGATTCAGACGTTCTACCAGTGGGAGCTCGGCGCGAAAACAAACTCGCAAAACGCTTCCACCTTCGGCGGCTTCTCGGGCACGGGCTACGTGACCTCGCTGGATGCCAACTCGGCGGTGTCGCTGGACATCGCAGTCGAGGAGGCTGGGGAGTACGACCTCGCTTTCCGTTACTCCAACGGGGCCGCTGTGACGGCCGCCGAGCCGACCGGAGGCGTCATCGTCAACGACGAGAGCGTCGGCGAGCTGTCCTTCCCCAGCACCATCGCCAACTGGGCGAAGTGGGGAACGGAGCGCATCACGGTGGACCTCGAGGCGGGAGTAAACACGATCGCGTACGAGGCACTCACCGGATCGGTCAACCTCGACCTCCTCAGCGTTCGACCCCACGGCGAGCCCATCCAGCTCTTTGACGGAAACGGACTCGCAGCGTGGCAGAACGCCAACGGTGGGGCGCCACAGTGGACTCTCGCTGACGACACGATGGCCGTCTCGGGTGGAAACCTCCGCACGCTGGAAGGTTTCGAGGATTTCCGGCTCGAGCTTGACTTCTGGTTACCGGTGTACGGCCCCGAAGTCACGGGTCAGAACCGTGCCAACAGCGGTGTGTACCTGCAAGAGCGCTACGAGATCCAGGTTCTCGACTCGTTCGGGCTGCAACTGCAAACGAATGACGCCGGAGCCATTTACCTCCAGAAGGCGGCGGACGTCAACGCGGCGACAGAGCCCGGCACGTGGCAGAACTACGTCATCGAGTTCACCGCCGCGCGCTGGGAAAACGGCACGAAGGTGTCAAGTCCGCGCATCACCGCATGGTGGAACGGCCAGAAGATTCACGACAACGTCGGAGTCACCGGGTCGACGACCGTAGGTGAGCCAGAGGGACCCGCGACGGGCGGCATCCTGCTTCAAGATCACGGCAGTCCGGTGAAGTACCGCGACATCTCGCTCGAGTTCATCGAGCCGGCTGTCGCTCCTCCGCCCGTGCCGTCGCTGGTCTACGAGGCAGAGACCGGTGTTCGCAGTGGTTCGGCAGGTGTGGCGACGAACCACGCCGGATACTCCGGCACCGGCTTCGTGGATCTGTTCCTTGCCGCTGGTGATGGGGTGCGTCTCGACCTCTTCGTCGAGGATGCTGGGCAATACGACGCCACGCTGCGCTACGCCGCCGGACCGTACGGCCAGAACCCCGACACCCGAACCGTCTCGGTGAAGGTGAACGGGGGCGAACCGCAGGTCTTGACCTTGCCGACCACCGCTCTCTGGAGCGAGTGGGACGACTTCGTGCATTCGATCGAACTCGTTGAAGGGGCGAATACGATCGAGTACTACGTCGCCGCAGGCAATACCGGGTACATCAACCCTGATCTCCTGACCTTGGAGCTACTGGGTGGAGACGGCATGACGGTAGATCGGATCGACGGGGCCAACCGCTACGAGGTAGCCAGAAACATCTCGACGGCGGCCTACCCGGAGACCGCGCCAGTGGTCTACATCGCTAGCGGTGAGAACTACCCGGACGCCCTGGCGGCTGGACCGGCAGCGGCATCCGAAGGTGGTCCTCTCCTTCTGGTGAAGTCGAACGAAATTCCCTCGGTCATCGCCGAAGAAATCCAACGGCTGAGCCCGGAGAAGATCGTCGTCGTGGGCGGCACCGCGTCGGTCAACGCCGACGTGTTCTTCTCGCTATCGTCCATGGCCGATGAAGTTGTTCGCATCGCTGGAGCCAACCGATACGAAGTGTCGCGGAACATCGCGGAGTACGCGTTCGGTGGCGCGGACGTACCGATGGTGTACATCGCGACCGGCGAGAAGTTCCCCGACGCGTTGGCCGCCGGTGGCGCTGCAGGCTCACAGAATGCTCCGGTGGTCCTGGTGCGCGGCTCGGCCGACGCTCTGGATGCTGACACCGCAACGCTGCTCGAGTCCTTCAACACCACGGATACTCGTGTCCTGGGTGGGACGGCCACCGTCACGACGGCGGTGTTCGATGACATCGCGGAGGTCACGACGGCTCTGCGACTCGGCGGCGCAAACCGATACGAAGTAGCGCGAGCGATCAACACGGACGCGTTCGACAGTGCGGAACGGGCGTTCTTGGCTACGGGCGCGAACTTCCCCGATGCACTAGCCGGGTCTGCCTGGGCGGCAGGGGCAGGAGCGCCACTTTATGTTGCACCGGGAACCTGCGTCACCAGCGGTGTCCTCGTTGACCTCGAAGCGCTCGGTGTAACCCACCTGACGCTTTTGGGTGGAGTCAACTCGCTCACGGAGGAGGTTGCATCGCTCACACCGTGTAGTTAA
- the bsh gene encoding choloylglycine hydrolase, with product MSFTTKDHYFGRNLDLEVSYHEAVTVTPRNFPLTFRRLPPLDSHYAMVGMATSAADYPLYYDAVNEKGLGMAGLAFAGNADYKEEAKGRTNVTPFEFIPWVLGQFDSVDQVEEALADISLVNIPFSESFPLSPLHWIISDRERSLTVESVKEGLRVYVNPFGVLTNNPPFDVQQFTLNNYRNLSPYQPENTFAPELPLDLYSRGMGAIGLPGDLSSSSRFAKAVFTKANSVTGDSESESISQFFHILGSVEQQRGCVHVGDDDSFEITIYSSCCNTETGMYYYTTYENRQITAVDLHRENLEGDTLAVYPLVTGQQIFVQN from the coding sequence TTGAGCTTCACCACGAAGGATCACTACTTCGGTCGCAACCTCGACCTCGAGGTGTCATACCACGAAGCCGTCACGGTAACCCCGCGGAATTTTCCTTTGACGTTCCGCCGGCTGCCGCCCCTCGACTCGCACTACGCGATGGTGGGTATGGCGACATCCGCCGCGGACTATCCGCTGTACTACGACGCCGTCAACGAGAAGGGTCTCGGGATGGCCGGCCTCGCGTTCGCCGGCAACGCCGACTACAAGGAGGAGGCAAAGGGTAGAACCAATGTCACGCCGTTCGAATTCATCCCCTGGGTTCTCGGACAGTTTGACTCGGTGGACCAGGTAGAAGAGGCCCTCGCGGACATCTCGCTCGTGAACATCCCGTTCAGCGAGTCATTCCCCCTGTCACCGTTGCACTGGATCATTTCGGATCGTGAGCGCAGCCTCACCGTCGAGAGTGTGAAGGAGGGCCTTCGGGTTTACGTGAACCCCTTCGGTGTGTTGACCAACAACCCGCCGTTCGACGTCCAGCAGTTCACGCTCAACAACTACAGAAACCTGTCCCCGTACCAACCCGAGAACACGTTCGCGCCGGAGCTGCCCCTCGATCTCTACAGCCGAGGGATGGGCGCGATCGGTCTACCCGGCGACCTCTCGTCGTCATCGCGCTTTGCCAAAGCGGTCTTCACGAAGGCGAACTCCGTGACGGGTGACTCCGAGTCGGAGTCGATCAGCCAGTTCTTCCACATTCTCGGTTCGGTGGAGCAGCAGCGCGGGTGTGTACACGTGGGAGACGACGACTCGTTCGAGATCACCATCTACTCGTCGTGCTGCAACACCGAGACCGGCATGTATTACTACACGACCTACGAGAACCGGCAGATCACGGCGGTCGACCTGCATCGCGAGAACCTCGAGGGCGACACCCTCGCGGTCTACCCGCTCGTCACGGGGCAGCAGATCTTCGTGCAGAACTGA